One window from the genome of Acinetobacter lanii encodes:
- a CDS encoding SurA N-terminal domain-containing protein, translating to METFRRLIRGWLGKVLLALFLLPLAFAGMESLFGGGKKEGIAKSVNDVDISDKELEAQTKNYNDQYLQMVQGDESLLNQDVIRKAALDSLVDRALLIQQAQKLGITLSDAQIEQMIAQQPSLQVNGQFDQKSYENYLRSIGMTSQGLISNIRQDHGLKMLTTAITDNSLVSPVDIQQISNLQSEQRDLYLSSVKLDDYKKSVKVSNQEIADYYKKHSNKFKQLASVDVDYLVVTPAMVSQANTAVTDAELQQAYNDFVAAQKKNAQTEVKHILITKENRTPAEAQKLANDVYAKIQAGMSFAAAAAQYSEDTGSKTTGGVVDGYQPGVFGKSFDDTVAQAKGQVSKPVKTDFGYHIISAHAQAVNVPSFEAEKARLTAEVTKSKNANVYADAINSLNELVVGADALDVVSQEVKTAKVLTAKAVTLGTNNAVLADPAVKAKLFSEDVKAGDRNASSNIQMANGDTVWIKVRNYHAAGVQPLNVATPRVKQALINQKAFNAAKAQIATMLADFKTMPAQAALAKHSKSFEHAGVFTRSQGLKREIERAAFAAPTPKAGMWSLTTAALPNEMVIVAVASVKKPDVASLSAEQTQQLQNLYQGYRGTELLKDYAEYLKSQAKIK from the coding sequence ATGGAAACGTTTCGTAGACTCATTCGGGGTTGGCTGGGCAAAGTCCTATTAGCATTATTCTTGTTGCCATTGGCTTTTGCAGGTATGGAAAGCTTATTTGGTGGGGGTAAAAAAGAAGGTATTGCCAAATCCGTGAATGACGTAGACATTTCTGATAAAGAATTAGAAGCGCAAACAAAAAATTATAACGATCAATATTTGCAAATGGTTCAGGGCGATGAATCGTTATTAAATCAAGACGTCATCCGTAAAGCGGCTTTAGACAGTTTAGTCGATCGTGCCTTACTGATTCAGCAAGCGCAAAAATTAGGGATTACCTTAAGTGATGCACAAATTGAGCAAATGATTGCACAGCAACCGAGCTTGCAAGTGAATGGTCAATTCGATCAAAAGTCTTATGAAAACTATTTGCGTTCTATTGGCATGACCAGTCAGGGTCTGATTAGCAATATTCGTCAAGACCATGGTTTGAAAATGCTTACCACAGCCATTACTGACAATTCTTTGGTAAGTCCTGTTGATATTCAACAAATTTCAAATTTGCAATCTGAACAACGTGATCTTTATTTATCATCAGTTAAACTAGATGATTATAAAAAATCCGTCAAAGTGAGCAACCAAGAAATTGCTGACTATTACAAAAAGCATTCGAATAAATTCAAGCAATTGGCTTCTGTGGATGTGGATTATTTGGTGGTTACACCAGCAATGGTGTCACAAGCCAACACCGCTGTAACAGATGCTGAATTACAGCAAGCTTATAATGATTTTGTCGCTGCCCAGAAGAAAAATGCGCAAACTGAAGTCAAGCATATTCTGATTACGAAAGAAAATCGTACACCCGCTGAAGCTCAAAAATTGGCAAATGATGTTTATGCCAAAATTCAGGCAGGCATGAGTTTTGCTGCCGCAGCGGCACAGTACTCTGAAGACACGGGTTCGAAAACGACGGGTGGTGTGGTTGATGGTTATCAGCCGGGTGTGTTTGGTAAATCTTTTGATGACACAGTAGCTCAAGCGAAAGGTCAAGTGTCTAAACCAGTAAAAACAGACTTTGGTTATCATATTATTTCTGCCCATGCTCAAGCGGTTAATGTGCCGAGCTTTGAAGCTGAAAAAGCACGTTTAACAGCTGAAGTAACCAAATCTAAAAATGCCAATGTCTATGCGGATGCGATTAACAGCTTAAATGAGTTGGTGGTCGGTGCTGATGCATTGGATGTGGTTTCACAAGAAGTGAAAACAGCCAAAGTATTGACTGCTAAAGCGGTGACTCTAGGCACCAATAATGCTGTTTTGGCTGATCCAGCGGTAAAAGCAAAATTGTTCAGCGAAGATGTCAAAGCAGGTGATCGTAATGCCTCAAGCAACATTCAAATGGCGAATGGTGATACCGTTTGGATTAAAGTGCGCAACTATCATGCTGCTGGTGTTCAACCTTTAAATGTCGCTACGCCTCGTGTAAAGCAAGCATTGATCAATCAAAAAGCTTTCAATGCAGCCAAAGCGCAAATTGCAACGATGTTGGCTGATTTCAAAACCATGCCTGCTCAAGCAGCTTTGGCGAAACATTCAAAATCATTTGAACATGCCGGTGTATTTACACGTTCACAAGGTTTAAAACGTGAAATTGAGCGTGCTGCATTTGCTGCGCCTACACCGAAAGCGGGCATGTGGTCGTTAACGACTGCGGCATTACCAAATGAAATGGTGATTGTAGCTGTGGCATCGGTTAAAAAACCAGATGTGGCATCGTTGTCGGCTGAACAAACGCAACAATTGCAAAACTTGTATCAAGGTTACCGTGGCACTGAGTTGTTAAAAGATTATGCTGAATATTTAAAATCTCAAGCAAAAATCAAGTAA
- a CDS encoding AraC family transcriptional regulator, with the protein MDALSQVLEDIHLKNTEYLYLQTQGEWTFRSPAQSALICHIVMFGELHIHFDNRQHVHLNTGDMLIIPSGMAHVGKSQSQETLLEAVDIEPLFSGLRDDAIHLGHQRQAQNKTTPSKSNTHNAEDHATAKSHQRSLIFTIRSKMDSVMASPLIHALPTYLHLKNALNAQEPEWLRIGLYFVAEETKRKQAGRHKIMDHLVSIMLIECIRDYIANLNDPNNWLTALTHPELSAAFNMIHGHPERAWTVESLAERCFMSRSKFAQLFNEIVGETPLAYLQQHRLRLASQMLRNGQLSIQHIAHQVGYNSETAFSQVFKKHYGLSPSLYRQQSQTQLTE; encoded by the coding sequence ATGGATGCACTGAGCCAAGTTCTTGAAGATATTCATTTAAAAAACACAGAATATCTGTATTTACAAACTCAAGGAGAATGGACTTTTCGTTCTCCTGCTCAATCCGCATTGATCTGTCATATTGTGATGTTTGGTGAACTGCATATTCACTTTGATAATAGACAACACGTGCATTTAAACACGGGCGATATGCTGATTATTCCCTCAGGAATGGCGCATGTAGGTAAAAGTCAAAGTCAAGAGACCTTACTCGAGGCTGTGGATATTGAGCCTTTATTTAGCGGCTTACGTGACGATGCGATTCATTTGGGACACCAAAGACAAGCTCAAAATAAAACCACGCCATCTAAATCGAATACCCATAACGCAGAAGACCACGCAACAGCTAAGTCGCACCAGCGTTCTTTGATTTTTACCATTCGCTCTAAGATGGACAGCGTCATGGCAAGCCCGCTTATTCATGCTTTACCGACTTATTTACATCTCAAGAATGCTTTAAATGCTCAAGAACCTGAATGGTTACGTATAGGCTTGTATTTCGTTGCCGAAGAAACCAAACGTAAACAAGCCGGGCGACATAAAATTATGGATCATTTGGTCAGCATCATGCTGATTGAGTGTATTCGTGATTATATTGCCAATTTAAACGATCCAAACAATTGGCTGACTGCACTGACCCATCCAGAACTGAGTGCTGCATTTAATATGATTCATGGTCATCCTGAACGCGCTTGGACAGTAGAAAGTTTGGCAGAACGCTGTTTTATGTCGCGTTCTAAGTTTGCGCAACTGTTTAATGAAATAGTCGGAGAAACACCTTTGGCTTATTTACAGCAGCATCGACTCCGCTTGGCCAGTCAAATGCTCAGAAATGGACAACTTTCCATTCAACACATTGCTCATCAAGTCGGTTACAACTCAGAAACCGCCTTTAGTCAGGTCTTTAAAAAACACTACGGTCTAAGCCCAAGCTTATATCGTCAGCAATCACAAACCCAACTAACGGAATAA
- a CDS encoding DedA family protein, with the protein MMFDWAELLQQYGYFTVMIGAFFEGETVVVLGAYAVQQHILSYWLLIFAAMFGGFVGDQFYYYIGSKFGYGFIKKRPKLAEKFDRASSLIDRYPILMILIMRFAWGLRTLIPMSFGVKKYPLIRYTPVNLLASFIWAWLVVTLGVQLSHWFENIWQSLLPQYHDLIISGAVIVCLIVIVGLLHAFYRSKKRHDPSAKN; encoded by the coding sequence ATGATGTTTGATTGGGCTGAATTATTGCAACAATATGGCTATTTCACGGTCATGATAGGCGCCTTTTTTGAAGGTGAGACAGTGGTGGTGTTGGGTGCATACGCAGTCCAACAACATATTTTAAGCTATTGGCTTCTGATTTTTGCAGCAATGTTCGGTGGTTTTGTCGGAGATCAATTTTATTATTATATCGGTTCTAAATTTGGATATGGATTTATCAAGAAGCGTCCTAAGTTGGCTGAAAAATTTGACCGTGCTAGTTCCTTAATAGACCGTTACCCCATATTGATGATTTTAATCATGCGTTTTGCTTGGGGACTTAGAACCTTAATTCCAATGAGTTTTGGTGTTAAAAAATATCCATTGATTCGCTACACGCCAGTCAACCTATTAGCGAGTTTTATTTGGGCATGGCTTGTGGTGACTTTGGGGGTTCAGTTGAGTCATTGGTTTGAAAATATCTGGCAATCATTGTTGCCCCAATACCATGATCTCATCATCAGTGGCGCCGTGATCGTGTGTTTAATCGTGATTGTGGGCTTGCTACATGCCTTTTATCGTAGCAAGAAGCGACATGATCCTAGCGCTAAAAACTGA
- a CDS encoding GNAT family N-acetyltransferase: MYTIRKLQIQDNAILAQIIREVSKEFGLAPESGFAVADPILDDLYSVYHQENAAYWVVEDQHGQVFGGGGVSPLQGDNSILEIQKMYFLKEIRGFGLAKQILNHAFEFAQSKGFNTLYLETTQDLWQAVKLYEKLGFTHLDAPKGNTGHSHACEIWMSKSLEARLA, translated from the coding sequence ATGTACACAATCCGCAAGCTACAAATCCAAGACAATGCCATTTTGGCTCAGATCATTCGTGAAGTATCAAAAGAATTTGGACTTGCTCCTGAGTCTGGATTTGCCGTTGCCGATCCGATATTAGATGACTTATATAGTGTCTATCATCAAGAGAATGCAGCGTATTGGGTGGTTGAAGATCAACACGGTCAAGTCTTTGGTGGTGGCGGTGTTTCTCCACTGCAAGGTGACAACAGTATCTTAGAAATTCAAAAAATGTATTTCTTAAAAGAGATCCGTGGCTTCGGATTGGCGAAACAGATTTTAAATCATGCATTTGAATTTGCACAATCCAAAGGTTTTAACACCCTTTATCTAGAAACTACTCAAGATTTATGGCAAGCGGTCAAATTGTACGAAAAGTTGGGCTTTACTCATCTTGATGCACCAAAAGGCAATACCGGTCACAGTCATGCTTGTGAAATCTGGATGAGCAAATCACTTGAAGCTAGATTGGCTTGA
- a CDS encoding acyl-CoA dehydrogenase family protein, which translates to MNLENPKKFKLLVDQAHETALNVLRRISRKYDKAEHSYPKELNMLASLLDGMNEGGDGMNAGAAVNKRGDSEVGNKNGVNMSTALGVIEMCYGDTGLLLSMPRQGLGNSAIAAVANDEQLERFKGTWAAMAITEPGCGSDSAAIRTTATKDGDHYILNGEKIFVTSGERADSVVVWATLDKSLGRAAIKSFVVPKGTPGMNVERLEHKLGIKASDTAVIRFIDCRVPAANLLGNAEIDVAKGFAGVMETFDNTRPLVAAMAVGCSKASLERIKQIFNDVLDPSYETPYLQTSNIAAQIYRMEAEWESARLLTLKAAWMADNKKPNSREASIAKAKAGRICNEITLKCVELAASLGYNEDELLEKWARDSKILDIFEGTQQIQQLIIARRELGKSSSELK; encoded by the coding sequence ATGAATTTAGAAAACCCGAAAAAATTTAAACTATTGGTCGATCAAGCCCACGAAACTGCACTAAATGTGCTGCGTCGCATCTCTCGAAAATATGACAAAGCTGAGCATAGCTACCCCAAAGAACTGAACATGCTTGCCTCATTACTTGACGGCATGAATGAAGGTGGCGATGGTATGAATGCGGGCGCTGCAGTGAATAAACGGGGCGATAGCGAAGTCGGTAACAAAAATGGCGTCAATATGTCGACCGCATTAGGTGTGATCGAAATGTGTTACGGCGATACCGGACTGTTGTTATCTATGCCTCGCCAAGGCTTAGGTAACTCAGCCATTGCTGCAGTTGCCAATGATGAACAACTTGAGCGCTTTAAAGGCACTTGGGCGGCTATGGCGATTACCGAACCTGGATGTGGCTCAGACTCAGCAGCGATTCGCACCACTGCCACCAAAGACGGCGATCACTACATATTAAATGGTGAAAAAATCTTTGTGACTTCAGGTGAGCGTGCCGACTCTGTGGTGGTTTGGGCAACTTTAGACAAATCATTAGGTCGTGCTGCGATCAAATCCTTTGTGGTTCCTAAAGGCACACCCGGCATGAATGTCGAGCGCCTTGAACATAAACTCGGTATTAAAGCCTCTGATACCGCGGTCATTCGCTTTATTGACTGTCGTGTACCCGCTGCCAACTTATTGGGTAATGCTGAAATTGATGTGGCTAAAGGTTTTGCAGGTGTCATGGAAACATTCGACAACACCCGACCTTTGGTTGCTGCAATGGCCGTAGGTTGCTCCAAAGCTTCTTTAGAACGGATTAAACAGATTTTTAACGATGTTTTAGATCCAAGCTACGAAACCCCTTATTTACAGACCTCCAATATTGCGGCACAGATTTATCGCATGGAAGCTGAATGGGAATCGGCGCGCTTATTGACCTTAAAAGCCGCTTGGATGGCTGACAATAAAAAACCGAATTCGCGTGAAGCGTCTATTGCGAAAGCCAAAGCAGGACGCATTTGTAATGAAATCACTTTGAAATGTGTCGAATTGGCAGCAAGCCTAGGTTATAACGAAGATGAACTCCTAGAAAAATGGGCAAGAGACTCTAAAATTCTTGATATCTTTGAAGGTACGCAGCAGATTCAACAATTGATCATTGCACGCCGTGAACTTGGCAAAAGTTCGAGTGAACTGAAATAA
- a CDS encoding acyl-CoA dehydrogenase family protein: MANKAQGLGLALITKIAGSDLLDQFKLRKIIEKSLYQGSKAGFRTLSATQKAFQSNQGNQKQRLPNQQKSLFDLNLSEEQQMTADAMQQFASEVLYPLAHDADHHEQFPDALWKHSSDLGLNYYALPEAFGGVASEKNIISNILIAENLARGDFSLTAGLLSTFSVINAITQWGSKQVQNKYLAGFANDADIQASFAIQEATPAFNPYQLKTKASLNQGKYSIHGEKTLVILGESADVLLVNAEFQGKADVFIVKRDASIRCKNSPAMGLKATQTVSLEFNNTPAERLGDDDFNYSAFLDLGNLMWCAMAVGTAEAVKSYCIHYANERTAFGEPISHRQSVAFMIADMAIEIDAMRMLVLNAASLAESGKPFHREAYLARILCAEKSMKIGTDGVQLLGGHGFTKEHPVERWYRDLRATAIMQSALHA; encoded by the coding sequence ATGGCAAATAAAGCGCAGGGTTTGGGCTTGGCTTTGATTACAAAAATAGCAGGCAGCGATTTACTGGATCAATTTAAACTTAGAAAAATCATCGAGAAATCACTCTATCAAGGCTCTAAAGCTGGCTTCAGAACCTTAAGTGCGACACAAAAGGCCTTTCAGTCTAATCAAGGCAATCAAAAACAACGCCTCCCCAATCAGCAAAAATCTCTATTTGATTTAAACCTGTCTGAAGAACAGCAAATGACTGCGGATGCCATGCAGCAATTTGCAAGTGAAGTACTCTATCCTTTGGCACACGATGCAGATCACCATGAACAATTTCCTGACGCACTTTGGAAACACAGTTCAGATTTAGGCTTAAATTATTATGCTCTACCTGAAGCTTTTGGTGGTGTTGCTAGTGAAAAAAATATCATCAGCAATATTCTGATAGCAGAGAACCTTGCACGTGGTGATTTCAGTTTGACTGCAGGTTTGTTATCAACGTTTAGCGTCATTAATGCCATTACCCAATGGGGATCTAAACAAGTACAAAATAAATATCTTGCCGGCTTTGCCAATGATGCGGATATTCAGGCAAGCTTTGCTATTCAAGAAGCCACACCTGCCTTTAATCCCTATCAACTGAAAACCAAAGCCAGTTTGAATCAAGGTAAATACAGCATTCATGGTGAGAAAACATTAGTGATTCTTGGTGAATCTGCAGATGTACTTTTGGTCAATGCTGAGTTTCAGGGTAAAGCTGACGTGTTTATTGTGAAGCGTGATGCCAGTATTCGCTGTAAAAATAGCCCAGCAATGGGCTTAAAAGCCACTCAGACGGTTAGCCTTGAATTTAACAATACCCCTGCTGAACGCTTAGGCGATGATGACTTCAATTATTCCGCATTTTTAGATTTGGGCAATTTGATGTGGTGTGCCATGGCTGTAGGTACTGCTGAAGCAGTAAAAAGCTACTGTATCCACTATGCCAATGAACGCACCGCATTTGGTGAGCCAATTTCACATCGTCAAAGTGTTGCTTTTATGATTGCAGACATGGCCATTGAGATTGATGCGATGCGAATGTTGGTCTTAAATGCTGCAAGTTTGGCTGAATCGGGTAAGCCTTTTCATCGTGAAGCCTATTTGGCCCGCATTTTATGTGCTGAAAAATCAATGAAAATTGGTACAGATGGCGTTCAACTCTTAGGTGGCCATGGCTTTACCAAAGAACACCCTGTTGAACGTTGGTATCGAGACTTACGCGCTACCGCAATTATGCAATCTGCCTTGCATGCTTAG
- a CDS encoding ABC1 kinase family protein, whose protein sequence is MSDQNEKLKALKTSSMDRRLSIAKASLLAGTRWAASSASSIFSSEEDKEKKRKQAMKDQAEYLVAEIGKLKGSIVKIGQMMALYGEHFLPEEITQALNTLNNQTVALAWPAIKEQLVSQLGSKLDDLTIDHEPLGTASLAQVHRATRKSDGLELVLKIQYPGVASAIDSDMSLFKNMLKLTRMVPQTREFDQWFDEVREMMHREVDYKIEAATTRRFAERLKDDPRYVVPQIIDQYCTDQVLCMTFERGVPINSPVMLSLPQERRNKLGEASLEIAVREIFEWGEMQTDPNFGNYLVRLGNGEEILDKIILLDFGAIRQFDQQLLSVARNLLKAGYHHDAEAMVQAMTSYEFFDGMPLSIKPDMAKVFLLATEAFSTKANNPDLPDDVMDEQQRYDWKKSQLHSRVMQRASKSMASRYFSVPPKEFMFISRKFIGAYTFMTVIEAKTNVRKMIQPFA, encoded by the coding sequence ATGTCAGATCAGAATGAAAAGCTTAAAGCGTTAAAGACCTCCTCTATGGATCGACGCCTTTCTATCGCAAAAGCTTCGTTACTTGCAGGAACACGTTGGGCAGCCTCAAGCGCGAGTTCAATCTTTTCGAGTGAAGAAGATAAAGAAAAGAAACGCAAGCAAGCCATGAAAGACCAAGCGGAATATTTGGTTGCAGAGATTGGTAAGCTCAAAGGTTCAATTGTGAAAATTGGGCAGATGATGGCATTGTACGGCGAGCATTTTTTGCCTGAAGAGATCACTCAAGCCTTAAACACATTGAACAATCAAACCGTAGCCCTTGCATGGCCTGCCATAAAAGAGCAATTGGTGAGTCAATTGGGTTCAAAACTAGACGACCTGACTATTGACCATGAACCTTTGGGTACAGCGTCTTTAGCACAAGTGCATCGTGCTACACGCAAATCTGACGGTCTTGAACTGGTACTCAAAATTCAGTATCCCGGTGTAGCGAGTGCCATTGATTCAGACATGAGCTTATTTAAAAACATGCTGAAATTGACTCGTATGGTGCCTCAAACGCGTGAATTCGATCAGTGGTTTGATGAAGTGCGTGAGATGATGCACCGTGAAGTGGACTACAAAATTGAAGCAGCAACCACTCGCCGTTTTGCAGAACGACTCAAAGATGATCCTCGTTATGTTGTTCCGCAAATTATTGATCAATACTGCACCGATCAAGTGTTGTGTATGACCTTTGAACGAGGCGTACCGATCAACAGTCCAGTGATGTTGTCTTTACCTCAAGAGCGCCGTAATAAATTGGGCGAAGCTTCACTTGAAATTGCGGTACGAGAGATCTTTGAATGGGGTGAAATGCAAACCGACCCAAATTTTGGCAATTATTTGGTTCGCTTAGGCAATGGTGAAGAGATTCTTGATAAAATTATTTTGTTAGATTTTGGCGCGATTCGTCAATTTGACCAACAATTATTGAGTGTGGCGCGCAATCTATTAAAGGCAGGTTACCATCATGATGCCGAAGCGATGGTTCAAGCCATGACTAGTTATGAATTTTTTGATGGTATGCCTTTAAGTATTAAACCTGACATGGCGAAAGTATTTTTATTGGCAACCGAAGCCTTTAGCACCAAAGCAAATAATCCTGACTTGCCCGATGACGTGATGGATGAACAGCAACGCTATGATTGGAAAAAAAGCCAATTACATAGTCGTGTGATGCAACGCGCTTCTAAATCTATGGCGTCACGTTACTTCTCTGTACCGCCTAAAGAGTTCATGTTTATCAGTCGCAAATTTATTGGGGCTTATACCTTTATGACGGTGATTGAAGCGAAGACCAATGTCAGAAAAATGATTCAACCTTTCGCTTAA
- a CDS encoding cold-shock protein codes for MSNTVKGTVKWFNETKGFGFIQQENGPDVFAHFSEIKSSGFKTLAEGQQVEFSVTQGPKGPNAVDIVAI; via the coding sequence ATGTCTAATACTGTTAAAGGTACTGTTAAGTGGTTCAACGAAACTAAAGGTTTTGGTTTTATTCAACAAGAAAATGGTCCAGACGTTTTCGCTCATTTCAGCGAAATCAAAAGCTCAGGTTTCAAAACTTTAGCTGAAGGCCAACAAGTTGAATTCAGCGTTACTCAAGGTCCTAAAGGTCCTAACGCTGTTGATATCGTTGCGATCTAA
- the prmB gene encoding 50S ribosomal protein L3 N(5)-glutamine methyltransferase, with protein sequence MDQLTISPEHLQEAADNLSTIRDFIRFGVSALRQYDAHLGQGTEDFFAESSALVLQTLALDWSANPEILDAKLLPSEKAEFISLLERRINEKVPTSYLLNLAYFCEKPYYVDERVLIPRSPIAELINNRFAPYCLDENHQPREADNNLPVNPNPKMPRRILDMCTGSGCIAIALAYAFPEAEVDATDISKEALEVASINAEHHNKQFEVALLESDLFTKIPAENQYDLIVSNPPYVDAEDMADLPDEFRHEPELALAAGQDGLDLVRKMLAQAADYLTEDGLIVIEVGNSEWAMKQNFNTVDFHWLTFQKGGSGIFALTAAQCRQYRDLFIQSVQA encoded by the coding sequence GTGGATCAACTGACTATTAGCCCTGAACATTTGCAGGAAGCCGCTGACAATTTGAGCACAATACGTGATTTTATCCGTTTTGGTGTGTCAGCTCTACGTCAATATGATGCACACTTAGGTCAAGGTACTGAAGATTTTTTTGCTGAGAGTTCAGCATTGGTACTGCAAACACTAGCATTGGATTGGTCTGCGAACCCTGAAATTCTAGATGCAAAATTATTGCCAAGCGAAAAAGCTGAATTTATCAGTTTGCTTGAACGCCGTATTAATGAAAAAGTGCCAACCTCATATTTGTTAAATCTGGCTTATTTTTGTGAAAAACCTTATTACGTTGATGAGCGTGTACTGATTCCACGTTCTCCAATTGCAGAATTGATCAATAATCGTTTTGCACCGTATTGTTTAGATGAAAATCATCAACCTCGCGAAGCGGATAATAATTTACCGGTAAATCCAAATCCTAAAATGCCACGTCGTATTTTAGATATGTGTACCGGTTCAGGGTGTATTGCAATTGCATTGGCTTATGCATTCCCTGAAGCTGAAGTAGATGCAACCGATATTTCAAAAGAAGCACTCGAAGTTGCATCTATTAATGCTGAACACCACAACAAGCAGTTTGAAGTGGCGTTGCTTGAATCAGATTTGTTCACCAAAATTCCTGCCGAAAATCAATATGACTTGATCGTATCAAATCCTCCGTATGTTGATGCAGAAGACATGGCAGATCTTCCTGACGAATTCCGTCACGAGCCTGAGCTTGCATTGGCAGCGGGTCAAGATGGCTTAGATCTGGTACGTAAAATGTTGGCGCAAGCTGCAGATTATTTAACGGAAGACGGTTTAATTGTCATTGAAGTGGGTAATTCTGAATGGGCAATGAAACAGAACTTTAATACTGTGGATTTCCACTGGTTAACTTTCCAAAAAGGCGGTTCAGGTATTTTTGCGTTAACAGCAGCGCAATGCCGTCAGTATCGTGATTTATTTATTCAATCTGTTCAAGCATAA
- the aroC gene encoding chorismate synthase: MAGNSIGQLFRVTTCGESHGVGLMAIVDGVPPGIELCEADLQHDLDRRKPGTSKFATQRKEPDQVEIISGVFEGKTTGTSIGLLIRNTDQKSKDYGNIAQTFRPGHADYTYTHKYGFRDYRGGGRSSARETAMRVAAGAIAKKYLAEKFGIVIRGHVTQIGIEKAEVLDWNEVPNNPFFCGDINAVPRFEALVTSLREQGTSCGARLEIIAENVPVGWGEPVFDRLDADIAHAMMSINAVKGVEIGDGFAVAEQFGHESRDELTTDGFLANHAGGILGGISSGQDIRVAIALKPTASITTPGKTINLNREDTDVLTKGRHDPCVGVRATPIAEAMLAIVLMDHFMRHRAQNADVVTPFAPI, encoded by the coding sequence GTGGCAGGTAATAGTATTGGACAACTCTTCCGTGTAACGACTTGTGGTGAATCTCATGGTGTTGGGCTCATGGCGATTGTCGATGGTGTGCCGCCCGGAATCGAGCTTTGTGAAGCAGATTTACAACATGATTTAGATCGTCGCAAACCGGGGACTTCTAAGTTTGCAACGCAGCGTAAAGAACCTGACCAAGTTGAGATTATTTCAGGGGTGTTTGAGGGTAAAACCACAGGCACCTCGATTGGTCTTTTGATCCGCAATACCGACCAGAAATCGAAAGATTACGGCAATATTGCGCAAACTTTCCGTCCAGGACATGCAGATTATACTTATACGCATAAGTATGGTTTCCGTGACTACCGTGGTGGTGGTCGCTCAAGCGCACGTGAAACTGCAATGCGTGTGGCAGCAGGTGCGATTGCAAAAAAATACTTGGCTGAAAAGTTTGGTATCGTGATTCGTGGTCATGTGACTCAGATTGGTATAGAAAAAGCTGAAGTTTTAGATTGGAACGAAGTTCCAAATAATCCATTCTTCTGTGGCGATATCAATGCTGTTCCACGTTTTGAAGCCCTTGTGACGTCATTGCGTGAACAAGGTACAAGTTGTGGCGCTCGACTTGAAATCATCGCTGAAAATGTCCCAGTAGGTTGGGGTGAGCCTGTATTTGATCGTTTAGATGCCGATATCGCGCATGCCATGATGTCAATCAATGCAGTAAAAGGCGTTGAAATTGGCGATGGTTTTGCGGTGGCTGAGCAATTTGGTCATGAATCACGTGATGAATTAACCACTGATGGCTTCTTAGCTAATCATGCAGGCGGTATTTTGGGTGGGATTTCATCTGGTCAAGATATTCGTGTGGCGATTGCATTGAAACCGACAGCGTCGATCACCACGCCAGGTAAAACGATTAATCTAAATCGTGAAGATACCGATGTATTGACCAAAGGTCGTCATGATCCGTGTGTGGGGGTTCGCGCAACGCCAATTGCGGAAGCCATGCTTGCGATTGTGTTGATGGATCATTTCATGCGTCATCGTGCTCAAAATGCTGATGTGGTTACGCCATTTGCACCGATCTAA
- a CDS encoding universal stress protein: MSYKNILVPVDDSPISYAAIEHAEALAKAFGSKITVMSVLSVDPLRSIDFYKVAPAITDYVLEAEQNAQGRLNDIQLSFQNHGLEVKTLIIRSVPPATGILNIAEEIHADLIVMGSHGRKGFRKFILGSVAQEVLSLSHIPVLIVKTAV; this comes from the coding sequence ATGTCTTATAAAAATATACTCGTCCCTGTCGATGATTCCCCGATTTCTTATGCTGCGATCGAACATGCAGAGGCGCTTGCAAAAGCTTTTGGCAGTAAAATCACCGTCATGTCGGTACTTTCAGTAGATCCATTGCGTAGCATTGATTTTTATAAAGTTGCACCTGCAATTACAGACTATGTACTAGAAGCAGAGCAAAATGCACAAGGTCGTTTAAACGATATTCAACTAAGCTTTCAAAACCATGGTTTAGAAGTTAAAACGCTGATCATTCGTAGCGTGCCGCCGGCAACCGGGATTTTAAATATTGCAGAAGAAATCCATGCCGATCTGATTGTGATGGGTTCGCATGGGCGTAAAGGCTTTAGAAAATTTATCTTAGGTAGTGTGGCGCAAGAAGTATTGAGCTTAAGTCACATTCCTGTGCTGATTGTTAAAACAGCTGTTTAA